In Bradyrhizobium symbiodeficiens, the genomic stretch TGCTGGCGGCGGAGGAGGGGGCTGTCGCGCATATGAATGCCGATCATCGCGACGCCATGGGCCTCTATGCGACCAAGCTCCTTGGCGCTGCCGCGGGTGACTGGCGCTGTACCGGCTGCGATCCGGAAGGCCTCGACATGCAGGACGGCCAGACCGCGCTGCGGCTGGATTTCCCGGAGCGGGTCACTGACGGCACGTCGCTGCGCAAGATGCTGGTCCGTCTCGCCGGCGAAGCGCGCATGAAGGTGGACGACTAGGGCGTGTGCTCCTGAAATTGCGGTGGCACTGAGCGCGGAGCGGAAGTTTCTGGTGGGTCCGAGCATTACTGCTACCGACGTTGAACTCACTGCGGTCGAATGTCCGTTACCGGCGCTTCCGAACCTATGGACGGCGTCAGGGTAATGCCGGCTCCACTTTGCAGCCGCGCGAAGTCGACGAACGCCTTGAACGCGGCGGTCGGGTTGCGTCGGCTCGGATAGTAGAGGCTCAACGGCGCCAGAATGGGCGTCCAATCTTCAAGTACGGGCACAAGGCGGCCCGCCTCGATGTCGTCTCGCACGTCGGACTCCATAGCTAAAACCAGACCTACGGACGCGAGGACTGCGGTGCGCGCGAGACTCGCTTCGTCGAGGGTGATGGGGCCCTCAACGTCGATATGGACCGATTGTCCATCCTTCTCGAACGGCCAGCGGTAGATAGCACCATCGGGAAGCCGGACGCGGAGACAGGAATGCTCAGCGAGATCCTGGGGGATCAGGGGCGTCCCGTGCGCTTTCAAATAGCTCGGTGTGCCCACCACCACATTGCGCCGCGCGGCCCCCAATGGGAGTGCGATCATGTCGGCCGGCACAAAGTCTGAGCTACGGACGCCGAGGTCGAAGCCGCCCGCGACAATGTCCACCAGGCGACCCTCTGTGACGATGTCGATGTGGACCTGAGGATGCACGCGCAGAAACGGTAGGACGAGCGAAGTGAAGATCTCCCGCGCCGCTGTCGGAAAGGCGTTGATGCGCAACGTGCCTGAAGGGGTGGCCTGTTGGGAGCGCGCAACCTCCATCGCCTCATGAATGTCCTGCACGGCAGGAGCGACCTGCGCGACGAACCGTTGGCCTGCCTCCGTCAAGGAGACGCTTCGCGTCGTTCGGTTGAAGAGCCGCACGCCGAGCGTGCGTTCCAGCTTTCCCACCGCATTGCTGAGCGCGGTCGTCGAAACCCCGAGCTCAAG encodes the following:
- a CDS encoding LysR family transcriptional regulator; translation: MVQSGLTELDAVLMVARRGKFRTAALELGVSTTALSNAVGKLERTLGVRLFNRTTRSVSLTEAGQRFVAQVAPAVQDIHEAMEVARSQQATPSGTLRINAFPTAAREIFTSLVLPFLRVHPQVHIDIVTEGRLVDIVAGGFDLGVRSSDFVPADMIALPLGAARRNVVVGTPSYLKAHGTPLIPQDLAEHSCLRVRLPDGAIYRWPFEKDGQSVHIDVEGPITLDEASLARTAVLASVGLVLAMESDVRDDIEAGRLVPVLEDWTPILAPLSLYYPSRRNPTAAFKAFVDFARLQSGAGITLTPSIGSEAPVTDIRPQ